A window of Gadus chalcogrammus isolate NIFS_2021 chromosome 16, NIFS_Gcha_1.0, whole genome shotgun sequence contains these coding sequences:
- the LOC130406718 gene encoding uncharacterized protein LOC130406718, which translates to MSVWRCMICIIFVAFRLKNLLSHINVTHGRNAEFWVFCGIDGCEQEFRVFNSFYRHLKRTHPLYVTSGCPPCQWRTTPTSAPPLLENFGVSIFGNSMTPSMDSSMESSPDLLELGTQDPPEMPEAQSSNAGEAAAPTSVTGPDIARSAAAFAISVREQCHLSQRTVNNIITGVQQYQATLLETLRNKMREVFEEHTGTSQLQDAALATFDNFIDPFSTTTNGLERAVSEHFSPVSPEEVVVSQTICRVKKGSSRVMAIRKRGFYYVPLIESLKQLLSDSRIFTMFNTVPPRSREGYLYDFVDGDMFRNHPLYSRKPNALQLILYTDEIEICNPLGSYTRANKLLMVYYSLGNIDPKFRSKLAAIRLLAIAKAEYVKKWGVDAVLQRILKDMDLLYNGVKIETKNGDMDLYGAVIALCGDTLAQHELAGFKEGVGFAYRKCRHCECTFEDMQTSFDENEFVQRTHAKHIRQCFEIDKASTDNLQANLKTTYGINRRSRLIDFPAFDIIQQTPQDIMHVIFEGVAPKEIKLVLKKRILSGDIELDAFNSALQNFPYSPLDVRDKPCPISVTTLTSNDNKLKQTCGQMLILIKILPFLWGDVDNEYVTFINTLIEIVQIVLAPVISLQTISQLKIMIEKHLNQFKHLFPESNVIPKQHYMLHLPSQIKSLGPLIRCMCMRFEAKHSYFKQWASKLNFKNVCKSLAKHNQFLECCQNEIGCEHPIFANERELGPISEVANLQYIQAKFRDFLGMEISENVVSVKWLILNGNKYISGKSLIITHVDDHLPVFGLVKGIFMVNSFFSAFETIPYETLTFDKDFCAYKVTIPALAQATELVHDLIDHTSYFSVSFKGSVFVPIKYNLSDIIADRNGPSTS; encoded by the exons ATGTCGGTGTGGCGCTGCATGATCTGTATCATTTTTGTGGCTTTTAGATTGAAGAATCTTCTTAGCCACATCAATGTCACACATGGTCGTAATGCAGAATTTTGGGTTTTCTGTGGGATTGATGGCTGTGAGCAAGAGTTCAGAGTTTTTAACTCATTTTATCGTCACCTGAAACGAACGCATCCCCTGTATGTAACGTCTGGATGTCCACCATGTCAATGGAGAACGACACCCACATCCGCACCACCTTTATTAGAAAACTTCGGCGTATCGATATTTGGCAATTCTATGACTCCTTCCATGGACAGCTCCATGGAATCATCACCTGACCTTCTCGAACTTGGAACGCAGGACCCACCAGAGATGCCTGAGGCCCAATCAAGCAATGCA GGAGAAGCTGCAGCTCCAACATCTGTCACCGGGCCTGACATTGCCAGATCTGCAGCAGCTTTTGCCATAAGTGTTCGTGAACAATGCCACCTGTCACAG AGGACTGTCAACAACATCATCACAGGGGTACAGCAATATCAAGCCACTCTTCTGGAAACATTGAGGAATAAAATGAGAGAAGTATTTGAAGAACACACCGGGACATCTCAGCTTCAAGATGCAGCACTGGCTACATTTGATAATTTCATTGATCCCTTCTCCACTACTACAAATGGACTGGAAAGAGCTGTTTCAGAACATTTCAGTCCAGTGAGTCCAGAAGAAGTCGTTGTCTCTCAGACAATTTGTCGGGTCAAAAAGGGCAGTTCAAGAGTTATGGCCATACGAAAAAGAGGTTTTTACTATGTGCCACTAATTGAAAGCCTTAAGCAACTTCTTTCTGATTCGCGAATCTTTACCATGTTTAATACTGTACCACCAAGAAGCCGAGAGGGATACTTGTATGACTTTGTTGATGGGGATATGTTCAGAAACCATCCATTGTATTCTAGGAAGCCCAACGCATTGCAATTAATTCTGTATACAGATGAGATCGAAATATGCAATCCCCTGGGTTCTTACACTAGAGCAAACAAATTGTTAATGGTTTATTACAGCTTAGGTAATATTGATCCCAAATTTAGGTCTAAATTAGCAGCAATACGACTCCTGGCTATTGCAAAAGCTGAATATGTGAAGAAGTGGGGTGTTGATGCGGTTTTACAAAGAATTCTGAAAGACATGGATTTACTCTATAATGGTGTTAAAATTGAAACAAAAAACGGTGATATGGACTTATATGGTGCTGTGATAGCTTTGTGTGGAGACACACTTGCCCAACATGAGCTTGCTGGGTTTAAAGAAGGGGTTGGTTTTGCGTATCGCAAGTGCAGGCACTGCGAATGTACTTTTGAAGATATGCAAACAAGTTTTGATGAGAATGAGTTTGTCCAAAGAACTCATGCGAAGCACATTAGGCAATGTTTTGAAATAGATAAAGCCAGCACAGATAATTTACAGGCCAACCTCAAAACCACTTATGGAATAAACAGAAGGAGCAGACTTATTGATTTTCCTGCATTTGATATAATCCAACAAACTCCTCAGGATATAATGCACGTAATCTTTGAAGGTGTCGCACCGAAGGAAATTAAGCTTGTGttaaaaaaacgtattttgtcagGAGACATAGAATTAGATGCATTCAATTCGGCTCTTCAGAATTTTCCTTATTCACCTCTTGATGTACGTGATAAGCCTTGCCCTATCAGTGTGACCACTTTAACTTCTAATGACAACAAATTGAAGCAAACATGTGGGCAGATGTTAATACTTATAAAAATACTACCTTTTCTTTGGGGAGATGTGGACAATGAGTATGTTACATTTATTAATACATTGATTGAAATAGTACAGATAGTACTTGCTCCAGTAATTTCTTTACAAACAATATCACAGCTCAAAATTATGATCGAAAAACATTTGAATCAATTCAAACACCTTTTCCCTGAGAGTAATGTAATACCTAAGCAGCATTACATGTTGCATCTACCCAGTCAAATCAAATCCCTTGGTCCTTTGATAAGATGCATGTGCATGCGATTTGAAGCAAAGCACAGTTATTTTAAGCAGTGGGCTTCAAAATTGaattttaaaaatgtttgtaagtCACTAGCTAAACATAATCAGTTCCTTGAGTGTTGTCAGAATGAAATTGGCTGTGAGCATCCTATTTTTGCAAATGAGAGAGAATTAGGGCCTATTTCCGAGGTTGCAAATCTACAGTACATTCAAGCTAAATTTAGAGACTTTTTGGGCATGGAGATTTCAGAGAATGTTGTATCAGTTAAATGGCTCATCCTTAAtggaaataaatacataagtGGGAAGTCTTTGATTATCACTCACGTGGATGATCATTTGCCTGTGTTTGGATTGGTGAAAGGCATTTTTATGGTAAATTCCTTTTTTAGTGCTTTTGAAACTATACCATATGAAACCTTAACCTTTGACAAAGATTTCTGTGCCTACAAAGTGACAATTCCCGCTCTTGCCCAAGCAACGGAACTAGTGCATGACCTCATTGATCATACCTCATATTTCTCTGTTTCTTTCAAAGGAAGTGTGTTTGTCCCAATAAAATATAATCTAAGTGACATAATTGCTGACCGAAATGGCCCTAGCACTTCATGA